A region from the Streptosporangium sp. NBC_01756 genome encodes:
- a CDS encoding glycosyltransferase family 4 protein, giving the protein MRIGIVCPYMWDVPGGVQVHIRDLAEALIEDGHQVQVIAPAGEDAVLPAYVTSAGRAVPVPFNGSVARMSFGFLSANRVRRWVREGRFDVLHVHEPFIPSVGLLACWVARGPIVATFHASYGRSRAFSVASPVITSALEKITARIAVSDAARKTLVEFIGGDAVLIPNGVTVSRYSEAEPLPGWEHGEVIGFLGRMDEPRKGLPVLLEAFTLLAAERPGLRLLLAGPGDEKEVLERVPARFHDRIDLLGMVSEEDKVRAYHTVDVFCAPNLGGESFGIVLTEAMSAGAAILASDIPAFRKVLNDGQAGALFETGDAASLAREAAALLDDPDRRAKLSREAREAVLKYDWSTVARDVLRVYETVASTAGVEEDDTP; this is encoded by the coding sequence ATGAGGATCGGCATCGTCTGCCCCTACATGTGGGATGTGCCGGGTGGCGTGCAGGTGCACATCCGCGATCTCGCCGAGGCCCTGATCGAGGACGGTCACCAGGTTCAGGTGATCGCGCCGGCGGGTGAGGACGCGGTGCTGCCCGCGTACGTGACCTCTGCCGGCCGCGCGGTCCCGGTCCCCTTCAACGGGTCGGTGGCCAGGATGTCGTTCGGGTTCCTGTCGGCCAACCGGGTGCGCCGCTGGGTCCGTGAGGGCCGGTTCGACGTGTTGCACGTGCACGAACCGTTCATCCCCTCGGTGGGCCTGCTCGCCTGCTGGGTGGCCAGAGGCCCGATCGTGGCCACCTTCCACGCCTCCTACGGCCGTTCCCGCGCCTTCTCGGTCGCGTCCCCCGTGATCACGAGCGCCCTGGAGAAGATCACCGCTCGGATCGCGGTGTCGGACGCGGCGAGGAAGACCCTGGTCGAGTTCATCGGCGGGGACGCCGTGCTCATCCCCAACGGGGTGACGGTCAGCCGTTACAGCGAGGCCGAACCGCTGCCCGGCTGGGAGCACGGAGAGGTGATCGGTTTTCTGGGCCGGATGGACGAGCCCCGCAAGGGCCTGCCGGTCCTGCTGGAGGCGTTCACCCTGCTGGCGGCCGAGCGGCCGGGGCTGCGCCTGCTCCTCGCCGGACCCGGTGACGAGAAGGAGGTGCTGGAGAGGGTGCCGGCCCGCTTCCACGACCGGATCGACCTGCTGGGCATGGTCAGCGAGGAGGACAAGGTCCGCGCCTACCACACGGTGGACGTGTTCTGCGCGCCCAACCTGGGCGGGGAGAGCTTCGGCATCGTGCTCACCGAGGCGATGTCGGCCGGTGCCGCGATCCTGGCCAGCGACATCCCGGCCTTCCGCAAGGTCCTCAACGACGGCCAGGCCGGGGCGCTGTTCGAGACCGGCGACGCCGCGTCGCTCGCCCGTGAGGCCGCCGCCCTGCTGGACGACCCCGACCGCCGGGCGAAGCTGTCGCGGGAGGCCCGTGAGGCCGTGCTGAAGTACGACTGGTCCACGGTCGCCCGTGACGTCCTGCGCGTCTACGAGACCGTGGCGAGCACCGCCGGAGTCGAGGAGGACGACACGCCGTGA
- a CDS encoding phosphatidylinositol mannoside acyltransferase yields the protein MTDKPSLQDRLVAAGFGAGWALVPRLPERLTAWAFRTAADRLWKRRGRSVLRLEANLARVKGTSPDDPGVRELSREGMRSYFRYFHEVFRLPSMSAGQLLARTHVVGDAQIYDNLARGRGVVFALPHMGNWDQAGAWFVAKGHPFTTVAERLRPESLFHRYTAFREGLGMEVLPLTGGESHTFGTLAQRLRAGRPVALPAERDLTAKGVEVQFFGAATRMPAGPGLLAVHTGAALIPAILSFKGDDWVIHFHDEIVVPAEGDRKEKVAAVMQSLATVFEKGIAEHPQDWHMLQRLWLEDLEPRD from the coding sequence ATGACCGACAAGCCGTCCCTGCAGGATCGTCTCGTCGCGGCCGGGTTCGGCGCCGGCTGGGCGCTCGTCCCCCGGCTTCCCGAACGCCTCACCGCCTGGGCCTTCCGCACGGCCGCCGACCGGCTCTGGAAGCGCCGTGGCAGGTCGGTGCTCCGGCTGGAGGCCAACCTCGCACGGGTCAAGGGCACCTCGCCGGACGATCCGGGGGTCAGGGAGCTGAGCCGCGAGGGCATGCGCTCCTACTTCCGTTACTTCCACGAGGTGTTCCGGCTGCCCTCCATGTCCGCCGGGCAACTTCTCGCACGCACGCACGTCGTCGGGGACGCACAGATCTACGACAACCTCGCCAGGGGGCGCGGTGTGGTCTTCGCCCTGCCGCACATGGGCAACTGGGACCAGGCGGGCGCCTGGTTCGTCGCCAAGGGGCACCCGTTCACCACCGTCGCCGAGCGGCTCAGGCCCGAGTCGCTGTTCCACCGCTACACCGCCTTCCGCGAGGGACTGGGCATGGAGGTGCTCCCGCTCACCGGCGGGGAGAGCCACACCTTCGGGACCCTGGCGCAGCGCCTGCGGGCCGGGCGCCCGGTCGCCCTGCCCGCGGAACGCGATCTGACCGCCAAGGGCGTCGAGGTGCAGTTCTTCGGTGCTGCCACCCGCATGCCCGCCGGCCCCGGCCTGCTGGCGGTGCACACCGGGGCCGCGCTGATCCCGGCGATCCTCTCCTTCAAGGGGGACGACTGGGTGATCCACTTCCACGACGAGATCGTGGTGCCCGCCGAGGGCGACCGGAAGGAGAAGGTGGCCGCCGTCATGCAGAGTCTGGCCACCGTCTTCGAAAAGGGCATCGCCGAGCACCCCCAGGACTGGCACATGCTCCAGCGGCTCTGGCTTGAGGATCTGGAGCCACGTGACTGA